From the genome of Neisseria sp. oral taxon 014 str. F0314:
ACGCCGAATCAATCCGTTTCTGCGGGTTGATTTCCCCAAAGTCCGCGAACGGGTGGAAGAACTGGCGGGGCGGGGGCTGAACAGCGGTTTGGAAGTGTTCGCCGCGCTGCGGGAATTGAAAAACCGTTTTTAGGCCGTCTGAAAACAGGGCGGGCAGGAACGGCGCAAATCAGGCATCATTGCCAAAGAGGCCGTCTGAAAATATTTTCAGACGGCCTCTTTTGCCGATATATAGCGTGGAACCGCTCAAAAATAAAACGATGCAAGGCATGGCGGCAACGGGATTTCAGACGGCCTCTATGCCGCAACGGCAATCTTGTTTCTTTTCCCGTTTGGCAGGGGAAGGTTAGGGTGGGGTAGCTTTGGGGGCTTGCAGAAAACCAAATTCATAGGGGCCGTAGGGCCGCGCTTTTTCGCCGGTTAGGAGAGGGGGAATTACTGAATATGGCCGTTACTGTTTTTTAGATATTTCAATATATTAAACCCGTTTTGCTTTTTTCTTTTCCTCTTCCGCCGCTTTCAAGTCCACCAGCCGCGTTCCGGCCAAAAAATCATACAGAAACTGCCGGTCGGGATTGAAAAACGCAAACCCCCACGGCAGTATCAGCCAGATTAAGGCCGCGCCGAATGCGCCTTTTGGTGGAATTTGGCCCCAATAGCGCAGCCCGCTGTAAGCCAGAAGCGGGACGAACACGATGAAGACGCAGGCCCAGATGAAACGCAGGCGGAGCTGGTGCAGCGGCGGCCGCACGCCTTGCCGGTTGCAGAGGCCGATTTTCCAGACCTGCATCGGCAGGGTCCGGCCTTTTTTGTGCCAGTTGATTTTGAAGTAATACCACCAGCAGGCCAGCATCAGCAGGCATACCGTCAGCGAAGCGAGCCGGTGGGAAACGGGATTGAGGCGGATGGCGGCGATACCCGCCGCAATGGCGGCGGCCGCGGTTACGGAGCCGACCAGCAGCAATTCGTACATCAGGGCGGCAAGGCGGCGCTTGACGGGGGCGGAGGGGAGTGTGGTCATGGCGGACTTTTAAAACGGAAAACAGGCCGTCTGAACGGGCGGAAACATTCGGGCTGCGCGACCGCACCGTTTCAGACGGCCTCGGGCGGTTGCGGGAAGCGGGTTAAAACAGGTTGAGCGGGCTGGCGCGCAATTCGTTCAGACACAAATCCGCCGTTACCGCGCCGGATTGCACCGCCGCTTCCAGCGTGCACGGATAGCGCGGGTGCAGGTAGTCGCCGGCGGGATAGATGTTGCGGTGGTGCAGCCAGGCGAAATCCGGCAGGGTGCGGCCGGCCAGGGAAGCGGCGGTAGCGCGTTTTTCGGTGATGATGCGTCCGGCAACGGGGTCGCCGATGTCGGGGCAGACGCGCAGTACGTCGGCATGGATTTTTTCCGCAAACTCGCTGTTTTTCAAATGAAGGCGGTCGGATACGCTGACGACGGCGGCGATTTCGTTGGCGGGCAGCCCCAGCGCGCCGCGGTTGACCAGCCATTGCGCCGTGCCGTCGGCAAGCCCCGTCAGCACGGCGGGCAGTTTGACGTCCTTGGCGTAACGCAGGTAAACGGTGGTTACGGAGTGATAGCGGAGGTGGTCGTAGGCCGTCTGAATATACTCCGGCGTGGACGAGGGCAGCAGCATGGCGGTGTGGTAGGGGGCGGTGGCCAGAATGGCAGCGTCGAAGGCTTCGCTGTTGACGTCGACCCGTCCGTCGGGCAGGTTGCCCAGCGGCGGAACGCGCGTTTCGAGGCGCACGGACGCACCGTGTTTCCTCAGGTAGTCCAGCGCGGGTGCGGCGACGATGCCGCCCAAATCGCGTTTCGGCAGCAGGTAGTCGCTGCCTGTCTTGTCCGCCCATATGCCGTCGTGCAGCACGTTGCAGAGCGTGTTGAGGCCGGCGTCTTCCAGCGGTGTGTTGAGCGCGCTCCATACCAGCGGCTGCCAGAACTCGGCCAGCAGCTTGCGCGAAGTGCGGCGGTCGCGCAGCCATTTGGCAACGGGGACGTCGGGGCGTTTGCGCATGTGGTGCCGTTGCAGCGCGGCCATGTCGCGCAACAGTTGGATTTTGTGGGCGAGCAGGATGTTGTCGGCCCGGAGTATGCCTGCGGCGATGTGCCACGGCGAAGGCAGGGAGGCCGTCTGAAACTGCAAACCTTCATGAATGTGCCATTGCAGCGGGCGGCGCACGAGGGCCTCTTCCGCCCGGACGCCGATGCGTTCCATCAGGGTCAGCACGCCGCGGTACGCGCCTATCATGATGTGTTGGCCGTTGTCGAGGAAGCTGAAGCTGTCGTTGCTGTTTTCGAGCGAGCGGGCGCGCCCTCCGGCCTGTTTTCCTGCTTCGAACAGGGTTACGTCGGCGCGGCCGACAAGTTGCACGGCGGCGGAAAGCCCCGCCCAGCCTGCGCCGATAACGGCGATTTTCGGTCGTTGGGTATCATTCATGGTCTGAATCCGAATAACCAGGTTTTCAAGGCAATGCGCTTTTTGCGCGGCGAGGGGATGGCGATTTTGTAGGTCAGCACGTTTTCTGCGCCGTCGCGCTCGATTTCGTTGAGCAACGCATAGTAAATCGCCGCCATAATCAGGCCGACCTTTTGGGATTTCTTATCGGCGGCGGGCAGCAGCGATACGGCCTGGCGGTAGGTTTCGCGGGCGCGGCCGATTTGAAACGCCATCAGCGCGGCAAATTCGGGCGTGGGTGCGGAGCGCATGACGACGGACGCGGGTACGCCGAAACGCTGCATGTCTTCCACCGGCAGGTAAATCCGGCCTTTGCGCGCGTCTTCGCCCACGTCGCGGATGATGTTGGTCAGTTGCAGCGCCAGCCCCATTTTGTCGGCATACTCCAGCGTCTGCGGCTGCGTAAAGCCCAAAATCCGCGCAATCAGGCAGCCGACCACGCCGGCGGCGCGGCGGCAGTAGAGTTTCAAATCGTCGAAACTGTTGTAGCGCGCCTGATCCAAGTCCATCTGCATCCCGTCGATTAATTCGCTGAATTCCCCGTGCGGCAGCGCGAAGCTGTGCAATACGGTTTTCAATGCCTGATTGACAGGATGTTCGGGCATTTGTTCCGTAAATGCTTTGGCCAAATCGGCACGCCACCAGTTGAGCGCGGCCTGCGCCACGGCGGGGTTGGAACTGTCGTCGGCCACGTCGTCCAGTTCGCGGCAGAAAACGTACAGCACGGTCATCGCTTCCCGCTGCGCCTGCGGCAGGAAACGGAATCCCGAAAGGAAACTGGATTTGCTTTCCGCCGCTTTCAGGCGGCAATATTCGAGCGGTTGCACGGCGTGTCCTGGGTTGGGTTGCAAAAGCGGGGGATTTTATAGCGAATCGGGGCGGGCAACAAATTTTCAGACGGCCTCATGCGCCCGCCACGGTCATTTCGGCAATCAGTATCGAACCGATTTTGTTGGGCGAGCGGCGCAGGGCGTCGTCGGCGATGCCCGCAATGTTGAGGTACATGTCCTGCAGGCGGCCGGCGATGGTGATTTCGTGGACGGAATGGGCAATGACGCCGTTTTCCACCCAGAATCCCGCCGCACCGCGCGAGTAGTCGCCGGTGATGGTGTTGACACCCTGTCCCATCAATTCCGTAACCAGCAGGCCCGTGCCCATTTCTTTGAGCAGGTCGGCTTGGGCGGCATGGGTGGGGGCCAGATAGAGGTTGTGCGGGCCGCCCGCGTTGCCGGTGGTTTGCATACCGAGCTTCCTCGCGCTGTAACTGCTGAGGAAGTAGCCTTCGACAATGCCGTTTTTGATGACGAAACGCGGATGCGTGGCGACGCCTTCCGAGTCGAACCAGCAGCTTCCGAAGGCGCGCGGAATATGCGGTTCTTCGCGCAGGTTGACGAAATCGGGCAGGATTTTCTTGCCGATGCTGTCCATCAGGAAACTGCTTTGGCGGTAGAGCGCGCCGCCGCTGAGCGCACCCGCCAGATGGCCGATCAAGCTGCCCGACATCGTCGTGTCGAACAAGACGGGATAGGTGCCGGTCGGAATACTGCGGCTGTCGAGGCGGCGCACGGTGCGCAGGGCGGCGGTGCGGCCGATTTGTTCGGGCGTTTCCAAATCTTGATGGCAGCAGGCGGAATCGTACCAGTAGTCGCGTTCCATGCCTTGTTCGTCGGCGGCGACCACGCTGCACGAAATGCCGTGGCGCGTACCCTGCTGGTGCGCCATAAAGCCGTGGGAATTGCCGTAGACGTATTGGTAATGTCCGGTCTGGACATCCGCCCCTTCGGAGTTTTCGATACGTTCGTCCGAATCCAGCGCCGCCTGTTCGCATTGCTTTGCCAATGCCGCCGCCTCTTCCGCACTCAAATCCCATTCGTGATAACGGTCGAGGTCAATCGGTTTGTCCGCCATCAGATCCGCGTCGGCCAAACCGGCGCAGTCGTCTTCGGCGGTATAGCGCGCGATGTCGATGGCCGCCCTGACCGTATCGACCAGCGCCTTGTCCGAAAAGTCGGCGGTACTGGCGCGGCCCTTGCGACGACCGGCATAGACGGTGATGTCCAGCGATTTGTCCTGCTGGAACTCGATTTGTTCGATTTCGCCCAAGCGCACGCTCACGCTTTGACCGAGCGATTCGCTGAAATCGGCTTCCGCCGCCGTTGCGCCGTACTTCTTGGCAAGCGCGAGCGTGCGGCTGCATAAATCGGTCAGTTCGTCGGGGGTATGGTTGAACAGCATAACGGCATTTCCAAAGTATTTTCCGCATTTTAACCGTTTTCAGACGGCCTCGGCAAAAATGTATTCCGCGCCGCAGCGGCGGGCGTCTCATGCTAGAATACGCGGATTGAAAATGACAGAATCCCCGCAAGCCATGTTTGAACAGGAAGAAGAATGGGTCAGCAAGACCCGTATGAAAAAGCAGATGAACGATTTGCAGGACTTGGGCATGGAGCTGACCAAGCTCTCTCCCGACACCCTGAAGAAGATCGGTTTGGACGAGGAGCTGCTCGAAGCGGTGCTGGCCTATAAGAAAATCACTTCCAACGGCGCGCTCAAACGCCAAGGCCAGTTTATCGGCCGCCTGATGCGCGACACCGACCCCGCGCCGATTGAAGCGTTCCTTGCCAAACTGCGCGGCGACAATGCGGCGCACAACGCCTTTCTGCAACGCATCGAACAGGCGCGCGACCGCCTGCTGGCGGACGACGGCGCGGTTACGCAATTCATGGCGGACTTCCCCCATGCCGACGCAGGCAAACTGCGTACCTTAATCCGCAACACGAAAAAAGAGCAGGAACAAAACAAACCGCCGAAAAACTTCCGCGCCCTGTTTCAAGAAATCAAGGCCGTGATGGAAGGCAGCGGGGCAGAAGGTGCGGACGGAGTACAGGATTGGGCAGAATAAAGATTGGATAATTAGGGTGGGAGCCGTTTGAGAAAAGGTTTTGTCGGATGTAGGGTTTCAGACGGTCCTAAGTTTGTTCTGAATGATTTTATATGTAATCTTTTGCAAGAATTAAATATGCTATACAAAAAACTGCTATTGACATCTACCTTTATATTGTTTGTGTTTTCAGCCAGTTGTGAAGCAAACAGTCACGAAAAATATTCTGAAATTCAACAATCGACCTTAAAAGGGAAAAGAAACATGTCAAACTTAAACTTAATGTTAAATGAAGTCTTTAAAATCCGTATTACAGACATTTCAAGTCAACGTGCAGATGTCAGCCATATCGTCTCAAAATATATTTGTTCAGGTACTTCCCGACACGAAATAAATAATATTATCTCTGACAAGTTTGATATTTTAGAGAATTCAAATAACAAATTGCTTATTCATTATAAAAAAGGTGAAGGTAATTTGGGTAATAGACGTGATTTGTATATCGGCTTATTCTTTGACAGAAATGGAAATTTATTGGGTAACACCTCCTACTTAGATAAAAGCAACAATTTATAAAATATTAGAAAGTTATTAATGGAAAAATAGAAGTCTATCAAAGGATTCATCATGAAATTTATAAATTTAACGACATTATCACTTGTTCTATCGCTTATATGTTTATCAGCTTGCGAAGCAAGTAACCATGAAAAAAATTCTAAAACCCAGCTATCAACCTTGAAAGGAAAAAACAATATGCAACCCTCAAGCCCCATGCTGAATGAAATTTTTGCCAGTGAAAAATACATCCGTCCCGGTCAGTCCAAAGATGTTAGTTATATTGTTTCCAAATATCTGCCGATTGGTTCTTCCAAAAAGGAAGTGATTGATAAATTGAACGAGATGAATCAACACTACAGCGATAAAGGACATATTATCTACGCAGGCT
Proteins encoded in this window:
- a CDS encoding RDD family protein; amino-acid sequence: MTTLPSAPVKRRLAALMYELLLVGSVTAAAAIAAGIAAIRLNPVSHRLASLTVCLLMLACWWYYFKINWHKKGRTLPMQVWKIGLCNRQGVRPPLHQLRLRFIWACVFIVFVPLLAYSGLRYWGQIPPKGAFGAALIWLILPWGFAFFNPDRQFLYDFLAGTRLVDLKAAEEEKKKAKRV
- the hpnE gene encoding hydroxysqualene dehydroxylase HpnE, producing the protein MNDTQRPKIAVIGAGWAGLSAAVQLVGRADVTLFEAGKQAGGRARSLENSNDSFSFLDNGQHIMIGAYRGVLTLMERIGVRAEEALVRRPLQWHIHEGLQFQTASLPSPWHIAAGILRADNILLAHKIQLLRDMAALQRHHMRKRPDVPVAKWLRDRRTSRKLLAEFWQPLVWSALNTPLEDAGLNTLCNVLHDGIWADKTGSDYLLPKRDLGGIVAAPALDYLRKHGASVRLETRVPPLGNLPDGRVDVNSEAFDAAILATAPYHTAMLLPSSTPEYIQTAYDHLRYHSVTTVYLRYAKDVKLPAVLTGLADGTAQWLVNRGALGLPANEIAAVVSVSDRLHLKNSEFAEKIHADVLRVCPDIGDPVAGRIITEKRATAASLAGRTLPDFAWLHHRNIYPAGDYLHPRYPCTLEAAVQSGAVTADLCLNELRASPLNLF
- the hpnD gene encoding presqualene diphosphate synthase HpnD → MQPLEYCRLKAAESKSSFLSGFRFLPQAQREAMTVLYVFCRELDDVADDSSNPAVAQAALNWWRADLAKAFTEQMPEHPVNQALKTVLHSFALPHGEFSELIDGMQMDLDQARYNSFDDLKLYCRRAAGVVGCLIARILGFTQPQTLEYADKMGLALQLTNIIRDVGEDARKGRIYLPVEDMQRFGVPASVVMRSAPTPEFAALMAFQIGRARETYRQAVSLLPAADKKSQKVGLIMAAIYYALLNEIERDGAENVLTYKIAIPSPRKKRIALKTWLFGFRP
- the pmbA gene encoding metalloprotease PmbA translates to MLFNHTPDELTDLCSRTLALAKKYGATAAEADFSESLGQSVSVRLGEIEQIEFQQDKSLDITVYAGRRKGRASTADFSDKALVDTVRAAIDIARYTAEDDCAGLADADLMADKPIDLDRYHEWDLSAEEAAALAKQCEQAALDSDERIENSEGADVQTGHYQYVYGNSHGFMAHQQGTRHGISCSVVAADEQGMERDYWYDSACCHQDLETPEQIGRTAALRTVRRLDSRSIPTGTYPVLFDTTMSGSLIGHLAGALSGGALYRQSSFLMDSIGKKILPDFVNLREEPHIPRAFGSCWFDSEGVATHPRFVIKNGIVEGYFLSSYSARKLGMQTTGNAGGPHNLYLAPTHAAQADLLKEMGTGLLVTELMGQGVNTITGDYSRGAAGFWVENGVIAHSVHEITIAGRLQDMYLNIAGIADDALRRSPNKIGSILIAEMTVAGA
- the yjgA gene encoding ribosome biogenesis factor YjgA codes for the protein MFEQEEEWVSKTRMKKQMNDLQDLGMELTKLSPDTLKKIGLDEELLEAVLAYKKITSNGALKRQGQFIGRLMRDTDPAPIEAFLAKLRGDNAAHNAFLQRIEQARDRLLADDGAVTQFMADFPHADAGKLRTLIRNTKKEQEQNKPPKNFRALFQEIKAVMEGSGAEGADGVQDWAE